A genomic stretch from Pirellulales bacterium includes:
- a CDS encoding DUF1559 domain-containing protein — translation MHDLCDAGDGYAVRVAMHPRSKPVVNPLVKLAASAGFTIIELLVVVAIIGMLVAILLPAVQAARESARRSQCQHQIRQLALATHVYHDFQGVFPSGVDQSLFYLPPVYRCFSLFTYLLPYLEETSRALQWQLADPLQNTVGGASAQTAAVIGTFVCPTDVLPDNPILSSQGWYQALTSYGGNGGTRSYFLPYATVDGIFFTTGPASEPALRQRQVRIAEVTDGLNSTILLGERSHTDPNFESFGEAGWVDRLSQWGWWAVSAGRKAAGHVTMSAYSPLNYRLPFHFDQRATAVPPATDPNVFQYYFDLRICAWGSNHPGGANLAFGDGSVRFVSEQIPLVTLQTLSTRAGGEVAVGN, via the coding sequence ATGCACGACCTGTGCGACGCTGGCGACGGATACGCTGTGCGGGTGGCGATGCACCCGCGCAGCAAGCCCGTCGTCAACCCCTTGGTCAAGCTGGCGGCTAGCGCAGGTTTCACGATCATCGAACTGCTGGTGGTCGTGGCGATTATCGGCATGCTGGTCGCCATTCTGTTGCCGGCCGTGCAGGCCGCGCGCGAAAGCGCGCGGCGGTCGCAATGTCAGCATCAGATCCGCCAGTTAGCGCTGGCAACCCACGTTTATCACGACTTTCAAGGGGTGTTTCCCTCGGGAGTTGATCAATCTCTCTTCTATCTTCCACCCGTTTATCGCTGTTTCTCGCTCTTCACCTATCTGCTGCCGTATTTGGAAGAGACGTCGCGGGCATTGCAGTGGCAATTGGCGGATCCGTTGCAAAACACCGTGGGCGGCGCCAGCGCGCAGACCGCGGCGGTGATCGGCACCTTCGTTTGCCCGACCGACGTGCTGCCCGACAATCCCATCCTCAGTAGCCAAGGCTGGTATCAAGCGCTGACGAGCTACGGGGGAAACGGCGGCACGCGCTCCTACTTTTTGCCCTACGCGACCGTCGATGGAATCTTTTTCACGACCGGCCCCGCGTCCGAGCCGGCGCTGCGTCAGCGACAGGTCCGCATTGCCGAGGTCACGGACGGGCTGAACTCCACGATCCTGCTCGGAGAGCGCAGCCACACGGACCCCAATTTCGAATCCTTCGGCGAAGCGGGCTGGGTCGATCGATTGTCGCAATGGGGATGGTGGGCCGTGTCGGCGGGCCGCAAGGCGGCGGGCCATGTGACGATGAGCGCCTACAGCCCGCTCAACTACCGGCTCCCCTTCCATTTCGACCAACGCGCCACCGCCGTTCCTCCGGCCACGGACCCGAACGTTTTTCAGTACTATTTCGATTTGCGCATCTGCGCCTGGGGGAGCAACCATCCGGGCGGCGCGAACCTGGCGTTCGGCGACGGCTCGGTACGCTTCGTCTCGGAACAGATTCCGCTGGTGACGCTGCAAACGCTCTCGACACGCGCCGGCGGCGAAGTCGCGGTCGGGAATTAG